The Candidatus Zixiibacteriota bacterium genome contains a region encoding:
- the hemC gene encoding hydroxymethylbilane synthase translates to MNTIKIGSRGSKLALAQTNYIINLFRKKHLDINVKLIIIKTTGDTDRISSLEKIGGTGVFTKKIEQALINKTIDIAVHSAKDLPSVDANGLMIGAVPERGPIEDVWIAKDNSSLADTKPGSVVGTSSPRRKAMLLHMRSDLIVRDIRGNIETRLSKLSLSGYDALIAARAGLYRLGFDDETTEILSPDIFIPAPGQGALAVQIRCDDKNIKEIVSLLNDEQAHRCLNIERLLLKKLNAGCSTAIGGIAYCDINEVWLKAVIFNKNGSKRLDASDKITAELSNELLVDKVMNSLIKQGAIALIDG, encoded by the coding sequence ATGAATACTATTAAAATCGGCTCAAGAGGAAGCAAGCTTGCCCTTGCCCAAACCAATTATATAATCAACCTGTTCAGAAAAAAACACCTGGATATCAATGTAAAGCTGATAATTATAAAAACCACTGGTGATACCGATAGGATATCCTCACTTGAGAAAATCGGCGGCACTGGAGTATTTACCAAAAAAATCGAACAAGCTCTCATTAATAAAACCATAGACATTGCTGTACACAGCGCAAAAGACCTGCCATCAGTTGATGCTAATGGCCTCATGATAGGCGCGGTTCCTGAGCGAGGACCGATTGAGGATGTCTGGATTGCAAAGGATAATTCAAGTCTTGCTGATACTAAACCCGGAAGCGTTGTCGGCACAAGTTCGCCTCGACGCAAGGCAATGCTTTTACACATGCGTTCCGACCTTATAGTGCGCGATATAAGAGGCAATATCGAAACTCGTCTTAGCAAGCTTTCACTTAGCGGTTATGATGCTTTAATAGCGGCGCGCGCCGGACTGTATCGGCTTGGTTTTGATGATGAAACAACTGAGATACTATCGCCGGATATATTCATACCAGCGCCCGGACAGGGAGCATTAGCGGTGCAGATAAGATGCGATGATAAAAATATTAAAGAAATAGTCAGCCTTTTAAACGATGAACAGGCACATCGCTGTCTAAACATTGAAAGACTGCTCCTGAAAAAATTAAACGCCGGTTGTTCTACCGCTATCGGGGGAATTGCCTATTGCGATATAAATGAAGTTTGGCTGAAAGCGGTTATTTTTAACAAAAACGGCAGTAAGCGGCTTGATGCTTCTGATAAAATCACCGCCGAACTCTCAAATGAATTGCTTGTAGATAAAGTAATGAACAGTTTAATTAAGCAGGGAGCGATAGCTTTAATCGATGGCTGA
- a CDS encoding glutamyl-tRNA reductase, producing the protein MTSSSWHLIVCGISHKTSTLKQREPLQIGRDEIVKAAISFGELKGVMEVIIVSTCNRVEFYAIAKKIAEPFELVKSFYQNYKNLDIADIEHCFYSKNNKHTVSHLFNVAAGIDSMVLGENQILGQLKDAYSSACTAKTTGKIIHKLFHQAFRVGKLVRSETEMGKGACSVSSTTVEFLKDRISRLGKPAILFVGVNQIINLAASKIIKFPHGKLMFANRTPEKAVKFAAKFNGSGYSLDRLSSLIESADLVITCTGSKEPVITRQMIDTYISSGKSNGLIIMDIAAPRDVEIGKNYHANIEVFDLEDIKQHVKEHQQKRELAIPQAQEIIERKLSEFAYWFDQVRHEPSYNGLGEACEEIRLKEISKVLGKLSPELKDEVNRTTKVLVKKILQVKFHNRELV; encoded by the coding sequence ATGACATCCAGTAGCTGGCATCTTATTGTTTGCGGAATAAGTCATAAAACATCAACGTTAAAACAGCGTGAACCTCTTCAGATTGGACGCGATGAGATAGTCAAGGCTGCTATCAGTTTTGGCGAGCTTAAAGGGGTTATGGAAGTGATAATCGTTTCCACCTGCAACCGGGTTGAATTTTATGCAATAGCAAAGAAAATTGCAGAACCTTTTGAACTGGTGAAGTCATTTTATCAAAATTATAAAAACCTGGATATAGCCGATATTGAACATTGCTTCTATTCTAAAAATAACAAGCATACGGTATCGCATCTGTTTAATGTTGCAGCCGGCATCGATTCGATGGTGCTCGGCGAGAACCAGATATTAGGACAACTTAAGGATGCTTACAGTTCTGCCTGCACTGCCAAGACGACCGGCAAAATTATACATAAACTATTCCACCAGGCTTTTCGTGTCGGCAAGCTGGTTCGTTCCGAAACCGAGATGGGCAAAGGGGCATGTTCGGTTTCAAGCACAACGGTTGAGTTTTTGAAAGATAGAATCAGCAGGCTGGGCAAGCCAGCCATATTGTTTGTCGGCGTTAATCAGATAATTAATTTAGCCGCCTCTAAAATCATAAAATTCCCTCACGGTAAACTTATGTTTGCCAACCGCACGCCTGAGAAAGCGGTTAAATTTGCTGCTAAATTTAATGGTTCGGGTTATTCGCTCGACCGGCTTTCGAGCCTTATCGAATCGGCAGACTTGGTTATTACCTGTACGGGTTCAAAGGAACCTGTTATTACTCGACAGATGATAGATACTTATATATCATCAGGGAAAAGCAACGGGCTGATAATTATGGATATAGCGGCGCCGCGTGATGTTGAAATCGGTAAGAACTATCACGCCAATATTGAAGTGTTCGATTTAGAAGACATCAAACAGCATGTAAAAGAACATCAGCAAAAAAGGGAGCTGGCTATCCCGCAGGCTCAGGAGATAATAGAGCGCAAGCTCAGCGAATTTGCCTATTGGTTCGATCAAGTGCGGCATGAGCCATCCTATAATGGGCTTGGCGAAGCCTGCGAGGAAATACGCTTGAAGGAAATCTCGAAAGTGCTGGGAAAACTTTCTCCGGAACTTAAAGATGAGGTAAACAGGACGACAAAAGTTCTGGTTAAAAAAATACTGCAGGTGAAGTTTCATAATCGGGAGCTTGTTTGA
- a CDS encoding bifunctional precorrin-2 dehydrogenase/sirohydrochlorin ferrochelatase: MANEFLPITISLKNRPCLVVGGGAVALRKINTLLDYECDITVIAPEPVEKIGYYASKKSLKLEKRKYDSPEASAYGLVISASDDKELNKQVSEDCKNAGVPVNVVDSPKLCDFIFPAVVRRDCITVAVATDGKAPFLAGHLRLILDDIFTQRWNKIAKLAALFRKKVHRQWKGQPGKKVESLNRFLNADWKSILKNKDDQQIEEELNRLLEG, from the coding sequence ATGGCAAATGAATTCTTACCTATAACTATTTCACTTAAAAACCGTCCCTGCTTGGTAGTTGGCGGCGGAGCTGTGGCATTACGTAAAATAAATACGCTTCTTGATTATGAATGTGATATTACGGTTATTGCGCCGGAGCCGGTTGAAAAGATAGGGTATTACGCCAGCAAGAAATCCCTGAAACTTGAGAAGCGCAAATACGATTCACCGGAGGCATCAGCTTACGGGCTTGTTATATCTGCCAGCGATGATAAAGAGTTAAACAAGCAGGTATCGGAGGATTGTAAAAATGCGGGTGTGCCGGTAAATGTAGTAGATTCGCCTAAGCTGTGCGATTTTATTTTTCCGGCTGTGGTCAGAAGGGATTGTATAACTGTAGCGGTTGCTACCGATGGCAAGGCTCCCTTTTTAGCCGGTCATCTGCGTTTAATTCTTGATGATATATTCACTCAGCGGTGGAATAAAATCGCCAAGCTTGCGGCTTTATTCAGAAAAAAAGTACATAGACAATGGAAGGGGCAACCGGGTAAAAAAGTCGAAAGTCTTAACAGGTTTCTCAATGCCGACTGGAAATCTATTCTGAAAAATAAGGATGACCAGCAAATTGAGGAAGAGCTAAACCGTTTGCTGGAAGGTTAG